A portion of the Polaribacter cellanae genome contains these proteins:
- a CDS encoding helix-turn-helix domain-containing protein, translating to MINKAAKRRFVIALSNTIMISDNIKRMREAKGLSQKEVISAISMGAAQYSRIENGKTDPSISTVEKIAKALGVTMAELFTDANDLKEINSLNKTLIERVTLIDTLTKEEQKTIFTILDAFISKRKFKSTLKNVLKDIE from the coding sequence TTGATAAATAAAGCTGCAAAACGTAGATTTGTTATCGCATTAAGCAATACTATTATGATTAGTGATAACATTAAACGAATGAGAGAAGCTAAAGGACTTTCTCAAAAAGAAGTGATTTCTGCCATTAGTATGGGAGCTGCCCAATATAGCAGAATTGAAAATGGTAAAACTGACCCTTCTATTTCTACTGTGGAGAAGATTGCTAAAGCTTTGGGTGTTACTATGGCTGAACTTTTTACGGATGCTAACGATTTAAAAGAAATTAACTCACTTAATAAAACACTTATTGAACGTGTTACCTTAATTGATACGCTTACCAAAGAGGAACAAAAAACTATCTTTACTATCCTTGATGCTTTTATTTCTAAACGTAAGTTTAAATCTACTCTTAAAAACGTTCTTAAAGATATTGAGTAA
- a CDS encoding transposase encodes MEETFNEALKDKRVGLVRADSGFYTQDLLDYLEGKQLNYIMAARMYPNIKNTVWSLDNWIELTKGIELNEMIFNHTDGKSRRYIVIKKKVEDRPKAAGKLLFDDLPGYRFSCYVTNLDLPLDQVWNIYNTRADCENRIKELKEDFGLDNFCLKNFWATEASFRFIMVAYNLMSLFRHFALNHHNRATLKTLKVYCFALGAWTVNHANRKVLKIALNTKKRPWMDGLFSQINNLSPPFCFIPNA; translated from the coding sequence ATGGAAGAAACCTTCAATGAAGCTTTAAAGGACAAAAGAGTTGGTTTAGTTCGTGCAGATAGTGGTTTTTACACACAAGATTTATTAGATTATCTAGAAGGCAAACAACTCAATTACATTATGGCAGCACGTATGTATCCAAATATAAAAAATACAGTTTGGAGTTTGGATAATTGGATAGAGCTCACAAAAGGAATTGAGCTTAATGAGATGATTTTTAACCATACAGATGGTAAGTCAAGGCGCTATATTGTCATAAAAAAGAAAGTAGAAGATCGTCCAAAAGCAGCAGGGAAATTACTCTTTGATGATCTGCCTGGTTATCGTTTTAGTTGCTATGTAACTAATCTAGATTTACCCCTAGACCAAGTTTGGAATATCTACAACACCAGAGCTGATTGTGAAAACAGAATCAAAGAACTCAAAGAAGACTTTGGATTGGACAACTTTTGTTTAAAGAATTTTTGGGCAACTGAGGCTTCCTTTAGATTCATTATGGTGGCTTATAACCTAATGAGTTTGTTTAGGCATTTTGCCTTAAATCATCATAATCGAGCAACTTTAAAAACCCTAAAAGTCTATTGCTTTGCATTAGGAGCTTGGACAGTAAATCATGCTAACAGAAAGGTGTTAAAGATTGCTTTGAACACTAAAAAAAGACCTTGGATGGACGGATTATTCTCCCAAATTAATAATTTAAGTCCTCCTTTTTGTTTTATTCCTAATGCATAA
- a CDS encoding tyrosine-type recombinase/integrase: MKKLKLKNSSYKALVINYKEWLDILGFTEKSVYSYPRFLQEFFYYLEQHHINSVENITRTIVKEYYKELQQRPNQKRSGALSKSSLNSHQNALRKFKEYLQKHSAKNIAIHLKPERINRLEIINILTQEEAKELFKATQFSSPFTHIQQRDKAMLVLLYSCGLRRNEAVQLNIKDVLFDKEILHVRKGKNYKERLVPINLYNLEILEEYIYDARIQFKDYRESEALLIGNYGTRLEGNTLASRLRAIVKATNNQEIIDKRISPHRLRHSIATHFLEAGMNIEDIKQFLGHSHLETTQIYTHLVKKL, from the coding sequence ATGAAAAAATTAAAGTTAAAAAATAGTAGTTATAAAGCATTGGTAATTAATTACAAAGAATGGTTAGACATATTAGGTTTTACAGAAAAGAGTGTTTATAGTTATCCACGATTTTTACAAGAGTTTTTTTATTATTTAGAACAACATCATATTAATAGTGTAGAAAATATTACAAGAACCATAGTTAAAGAATATTACAAAGAATTACAACAAAGACCCAATCAAAAACGAAGTGGTGCATTAAGTAAAAGTTCTCTAAACTCACATCAAAATGCGTTGCGAAAATTTAAAGAATACCTACAAAAACATAGTGCAAAAAATATAGCTATCCATTTAAAACCAGAACGTATAAATCGATTAGAAATTATTAATATCCTCACACAAGAAGAAGCAAAAGAACTCTTTAAAGCAACCCAATTTAGCAGTCCATTTACACACATACAACAAAGAGATAAAGCAATGTTAGTATTATTATATAGTTGTGGTTTACGCAGAAATGAAGCAGTACAATTAAATATCAAAGATGTGCTTTTTGATAAAGAAATTCTACACGTTAGAAAAGGAAAAAATTATAAAGAAAGATTAGTACCTATCAATTTATACAACTTGGAAATACTAGAAGAATATATTTATGATGCAAGAATACAGTTTAAAGATTATAGAGAAAGTGAAGCCTTATTAATAGGAAATTACGGAACACGTTTAGAAGGAAATACATTAGCAAGTAGATTAAGAGCAATTGTAAAAGCAACGAACAATCAAGAAATTATTGACAAGCGTATCTCTCCTCATAGATTACGTCATTCTATTGCGACACATTTTTTAGAAGCAGGTATGAACATTGAAGATATCAAACAATTTTTAGGTCATAGTCATTTAGAAACAACACAAATTTATACGCATTTAGTAAAGAAATTATGA
- a CDS encoding tyrosine-type recombinase/integrase, with translation MSYKEYLQKEQHSTISIQRYVWRLTDYKNWCKNSNYNPQLIDYKTLLQYIKYLQAKNWKPESVNNQIRGIKYYYDYLIAKNIRIDNPAEDVKVKRTRIKVLANLLSTDELEDLYYSYETENINDFYFTATAKRNKVITGLIVYQALNNGTLAKLQVDDLQLYKGKIDVPSTKRSNPRTLLLKPWQVIELMEYINEYRPKIQQHIKLYNDTLFPLNTNQFNTILNSIIKKLKQINYKVENLQQLRASVITDWLTKHNIREVQQMCGHKYIGSTERYQQDNLENLQEAITKFHPIN, from the coding sequence ATGAGTTATAAAGAATACTTACAAAAAGAACAACACAGTACAATTAGCATACAGCGTTATGTTTGGAGATTAACCGATTATAAAAATTGGTGTAAAAACAGCAATTACAATCCACAATTAATAGACTATAAAACTTTACTACAATACATCAAATATCTACAAGCCAAAAACTGGAAACCAGAAAGTGTAAACAATCAAATACGAGGCATCAAATATTATTACGATTATTTAATAGCAAAAAACATAAGAATAGACAATCCTGCTGAAGATGTGAAAGTAAAACGAACAAGAATTAAAGTATTAGCAAATCTATTATCCACAGACGAATTAGAAGATTTATATTACAGTTATGAAACCGAAAATATTAACGATTTTTATTTTACAGCAACAGCTAAAAGAAATAAAGTAATTACAGGTTTAATTGTTTATCAAGCTTTAAATAATGGCACATTAGCAAAATTGCAAGTAGATGATTTACAGTTATACAAAGGTAAAATAGATGTTCCAAGTACCAAAAGAAGCAACCCAAGAACCTTACTATTAAAACCTTGGCAAGTGATAGAATTAATGGAATATATTAATGAATATAGACCCAAAATACAACAACATATAAAACTATATAACGATACTTTATTCCCTCTAAATACCAATCAATTTAATACAATATTGAACAGTATTATAAAAAAGTTAAAACAGATTAATTACAAAGTAGAAAACTTACAACAACTACGAGCAAGTGTGATTACAGATTGGTTAACAAAGCATAATATTAGAGAAGTACAACAAATGTGTGGTCATAAATATATTGGATCTACAGAAAGATATCAGCAAGATAATTTAGAAAATTTACAAGAAGCTATTACAAAGTTCCATCCAATAAATTAA
- a CDS encoding RHS repeat-associated core domain-containing protein, with product MLGYVYQYKDQVNNVRLSYSDSNNDGIIQPATEILRESNFYPFGLEHRGYNNTIIGAKNNLKHYQGQEFTEDLGLNTHEWKYRVSDPAIGRFWQVDPLAEEYNYQSPYNFSENRVIDSYELEGLEKVSIHTASFAPFKTFGGPYKGDGANRKFTTNPSSSSRISGRVNVRATSTGISDRGSSATGSMSHNILTGNSSYSDASIEHSMSNNVSGVRDDGKVSAEVGFHLSGNNSLVPGSPDIDTKGSMTITSQQLGDKGSVISFSGKITGDKFPSNETFITDSNGVGVFLGVSGADGNPLISLPGNGNETMSTFNISVNFNTDGGITGVTYNKKNYTVAEWNKQFTKLDPKDGNVSTNNN from the coding sequence GTGTTAGGTTATGTGTATCAATATAAAGATCAAGTTAACAACGTAAGGCTCTCGTATTCAGATAGTAATAATGATGGTATTATACAGCCTGCTACTGAAATATTAAGAGAATCAAATTTCTACCCCTTCGGATTAGAGCATCGTGGATATAATAACACTATTATTGGTGCTAAAAATAATTTGAAACATTATCAAGGTCAAGAGTTCACAGAAGATTTAGGATTAAATACTCACGAGTGGAAATATCGTGTAAGTGACCCTGCAATTGGTAGATTTTGGCAAGTAGACCCATTAGCTGAAGAATACAATTATCAATCTCCATATAATTTTTCCGAAAATAGAGTAATTGATTCTTATGAATTAGAAGGTTTAGAAAAAGTTTCTATACATACTGCCAGTTTTGCTCCTTTTAAGACATTTGGTGGTCCTTATAAAGGTGATGGGGCTAATAGGAAGTTTACTACTAATCCAAGTTCAAGTTCGAGAATATCAGGTAGAGTTAATGTGAGGGCTACAAGTACTGGAATTAGTGATCGTGGTTCTTCTGCAACAGGTTCTATGTCTCATAATATTTTAACAGGTAATTCATCATATTCTGATGCAAGTATTGAGCATAGTATGTCTAATAACGTAAGTGGTGTAAGAGATGATGGAAAAGTTTCTGCAGAAGTAGGATTTCATTTAAGTGGTAATAATAGTCTTGTACCTGGTTCTCCAGATATAGATACTAAAGGTTCTATGACAATTACAAGTCAACAATTAGGAGATAAAGGAAGTGTTATTAGTTTTTCTGGAAAAATAACTGGAGATAAATTCCCTTCAAATGAAACTTTTATAACAGATTCTAATGGAGTTGGTGTCTTTCTAGGTGTTTCTGGAGCAGATGGTAACCCTCTTATTTCATTACCAGGTAATGGTAATGAAACTATGTCTACATTTAATATTAGTGTTAATTTTAATACTGATGGTGGTATAACTGGTGTTACTTATAATAAGAAAAATTACACAGTAGCCGAATGGAATAAACAATTCACAAAATTAGATCCAAAGGATGGTAATGTATCTACTAATAATAACTAA